Proteins from a genomic interval of Panthera tigris isolate Pti1 chromosome A2, P.tigris_Pti1_mat1.1, whole genome shotgun sequence:
- the LOC122236337 gene encoding uncharacterized protein LOC122236337 gives MFTQQTPEPRYLLDPQGVSPHLREQTTPRQQPLRTQDPAPHTPSPNSSAQPLHQQSRSRGGGTQIVNRNAEATARLLRVSMPPLLPLPNSGTVSDSAPCARSVARGPPAPLRRGRGGGDEAACRHFACGLPPAVASWHRGLKTGNWRQKVWPPALGELVLGVTRRPLGAEEALVRRLRAPDKSGAGASSAVSMEERETEEVGGRSSRKNTATVSAASLPPCIGVKSCRCRRCSCRRCLLLLLAPGKDFPAGGTMCGVGRS, from the exons ATGTTCACACAACAGACACCCGAACCCCGTTATCTGCTCGACCCCCAAGGAGTCTCTCCACACCTCCGCGAACAGACGACCCCCCGACAGCAGCCACTGCGGACACAGGACCCGGCtccacacaccccctccccaaacagcAGCGCGCAGCCTCTTCACCAGCAATcaaggagtaggggagggggcaccCAGATAGTCAACAGGAACGCAGAGGCGACGGCAAGGCTGCTCAGAGTGTCTATGCCCCCTCTGTTGCCGCTCCCGAACTCAGGCACGGTCTCCGACTCGGCCCCCTGCGCCCGCTCAGT TGCACGGGGCCCGCCCGCCCCGCTCcgcaggggcagagggggaggggacgaAGCTGCCTGCCGCCATTTTGCTTGTGGGCTGCCGCCCGCTGTTGCCTCTTGGCACAGAGGCTTGAAGACAGGCAACTGGAGGCAGAAAG tctggCCTCCAGCGCTGGGTGAACTCGTTTTGGGTGTCACTCGACGCCCACTAGGGGCTGAGGAGGCTCTAGTGCGCAGACTCCGGGCACCGGATAAAAGCGGAGCTGGAGCGTCCAGCGCCGTCTCGATGGAGGAGCGAGAAACGGAAGAGGTCGGggggagaagcagcaggaaaAATACAGCCACCGTCAGCGCCGCTTCCCTGCCACCGTGTATCGGGGTAAAAAGCTGCCGTTGCCGTCGGTGCAGTTGCCGTCGCTGCCTCCTACTTCTCTTGGCCCCGGGGAAGGATTTCCCCGCCGGCGGGACAATgtgcggggtggggaggagttaA